Proteins co-encoded in one Quercus robur chromosome 8, dhQueRobu3.1, whole genome shotgun sequence genomic window:
- the LOC126694507 gene encoding uncharacterized protein LOC126694507 isoform X2 gives MGDNREPLITRNNNNNNDNNKNKFARCISNAQDELHSFRSYLRWMCVDQSNVWRACLSWSMFILFAIVVPAISHFVLACSTCDSKHARPYDAVVQLSLSSVATLSFVCLSTFVRKFGLRRFLFFDKLVDESETVRSGYTEQLNRSLKILSVFVIPCFVAESAYKIWWYASGASQIPFLGNVYVSDAVACIMEICSWLYRITVVFLVCILFRLICYLQILRLHDFASIFHQDTDVGPVLSEHLRIRRHLRIISHRYRAFILLLLVLVTGSQLASLLITTKSGAELCSMTLLAGLLILLRSATKITHKAQSVTCLAAKWHVCSTVDTFDVADGESTPSAQIAYARQFTMGAREESDGDEAGDEEDDLDNNKLIPSYAYSTISFQKRQALVTYFENNRAGITVYGFTLDRTTLHTIFGIELSLVLWLLGKTIGIS, from the exons ATGGGAGACAATAGGGAGCCCTTGATAACCcgaaacaacaacaacaacaacgacaacaacaaaaacaaatttgcacGGTGCATTTCAAATGCACAGGACGAGTTACACAGCTTCAGATCCTATCTCCGATGGATGTGCGTGGACCAATCGAACGTGTGGAGAGCTTGTCTGTCTTGGTCCATGTTCATCCTCTTCGCCATCGTCGTCCCCGCCATCTCTCATTTCGTTCTCGCTTGCTCCACCTGCGACAGCAAGCACGCCAGGCCTTACGACGCTGTCGTTCAGCTCTCGCTCAGCAGCGTCGCCACCTTGTCGTTCGTGTGCCTCTCAACTTTCGTCAGGAAGTTCGGGCTTCGGAGGTTCTTGTTCTTCGATAAACTCGTTGATGAGAGCGAGACGGTGCGAAGTGGTTACACCGAACAACTCAAT aGATCACTGAAAATCCTATCAGTCTTTGTCATCCCTTGCTTTGTGGCTGAGAGTGCATACAAGATATGGTGGTACGCATCTGGGGCCTCACAAATTCCCTTCTTGGGAAATGTTTACGTGAGCGACGCAGTAGCATGCATAATGGAGATCTGCTCGTGGCTCTATCGCATTACCGTTGTTTTCCTGGTGTGCATCCTGTTCCGTCTGATCTGCTACCTCCAGATCCTACGGCTACACGACTTCGCATCAATATTCCATCAGGATACTGACGTGGGGCCCGTGCTGTCCGAACACCTTAGGATCAGAAGACATCTACGGATCATAAGCCATAGGTACCGTGCGTTCATATTGTTGCTCCTGGTCCTTGTCACTGGCAGTCAACTTGCTTCGTTGCTCATCACAACCAAGAGTGGTGCTGAG CTATGCTCCATGACTCTCCTAGCTGGGCTCTTGATATTATTGAGGAGTGCAACAAAGATCACACACAAGGCACAATCAGTCACATGCCTTGCTGCCAAGTGGCACGTTTGCTCCACTGTAGACACTTTTGATGTTGCTGATGGTGAGAGTACTCCATCAGCTCAGATTGCCTATGCTCGGCAGTTTACTATGGGTGCCCGGGAAGAATCGGACGGTGACGAAGCcggtgatgaggaagatgacCTAGATAACAACAAGTTGATACCATCTTATGCCTATAGTACCATATCATTTCAAAAAAGACAAGCTCTAG tgACGTATTTTGAGAATAATAGAGCAGGGATTACGGTGTATGGGTTCACATTGGACAGGACTACACTCCACACCATATTTGGTATTGAATTATCTTTGGTTCTCTGGTTGCTTGGAAAGACCATTGGTATTTCTTGA
- the LOC126694507 gene encoding uncharacterized protein LOC126694507 isoform X1, with translation MGDNREPLITRNNNNNNDNNKNKFARCISNAQDELHSFRSYLRWMCVDQSNVWRACLSWSMFILFAIVVPAISHFVLACSTCDSKHARPYDAVVQLSLSSVATLSFVCLSTFVRKFGLRRFLFFDKLVDESETVRSGYTEQLNRSLKILSVFVIPCFVAESAYKIWWYASGASQIPFLGNVYVSDAVACIMEICSWLYRITVVFLVCILFRLICYLQILRLHDFASIFHQDTDVGPVLSEHLRIRRHLRIISHRYRAFILLLLVLVTGSQLASLLITTKSGAEVSLYTAGELALCSMTLLAGLLILLRSATKITHKAQSVTCLAAKWHVCSTVDTFDVADGESTPSAQIAYARQFTMGAREESDGDEAGDEEDDLDNNKLIPSYAYSTISFQKRQALVTYFENNRAGITVYGFTLDRTTLHTIFGIELSLVLWLLGKTIGIS, from the exons ATGGGAGACAATAGGGAGCCCTTGATAACCcgaaacaacaacaacaacaacgacaacaacaaaaacaaatttgcacGGTGCATTTCAAATGCACAGGACGAGTTACACAGCTTCAGATCCTATCTCCGATGGATGTGCGTGGACCAATCGAACGTGTGGAGAGCTTGTCTGTCTTGGTCCATGTTCATCCTCTTCGCCATCGTCGTCCCCGCCATCTCTCATTTCGTTCTCGCTTGCTCCACCTGCGACAGCAAGCACGCCAGGCCTTACGACGCTGTCGTTCAGCTCTCGCTCAGCAGCGTCGCCACCTTGTCGTTCGTGTGCCTCTCAACTTTCGTCAGGAAGTTCGGGCTTCGGAGGTTCTTGTTCTTCGATAAACTCGTTGATGAGAGCGAGACGGTGCGAAGTGGTTACACCGAACAACTCAAT aGATCACTGAAAATCCTATCAGTCTTTGTCATCCCTTGCTTTGTGGCTGAGAGTGCATACAAGATATGGTGGTACGCATCTGGGGCCTCACAAATTCCCTTCTTGGGAAATGTTTACGTGAGCGACGCAGTAGCATGCATAATGGAGATCTGCTCGTGGCTCTATCGCATTACCGTTGTTTTCCTGGTGTGCATCCTGTTCCGTCTGATCTGCTACCTCCAGATCCTACGGCTACACGACTTCGCATCAATATTCCATCAGGATACTGACGTGGGGCCCGTGCTGTCCGAACACCTTAGGATCAGAAGACATCTACGGATCATAAGCCATAGGTACCGTGCGTTCATATTGTTGCTCCTGGTCCTTGTCACTGGCAGTCAACTTGCTTCGTTGCTCATCACAACCAAGAGTGGTGCTGAGGTTAGTCTATATACAGCTGGAGAACTTGCG CTATGCTCCATGACTCTCCTAGCTGGGCTCTTGATATTATTGAGGAGTGCAACAAAGATCACACACAAGGCACAATCAGTCACATGCCTTGCTGCCAAGTGGCACGTTTGCTCCACTGTAGACACTTTTGATGTTGCTGATGGTGAGAGTACTCCATCAGCTCAGATTGCCTATGCTCGGCAGTTTACTATGGGTGCCCGGGAAGAATCGGACGGTGACGAAGCcggtgatgaggaagatgacCTAGATAACAACAAGTTGATACCATCTTATGCCTATAGTACCATATCATTTCAAAAAAGACAAGCTCTAG tgACGTATTTTGAGAATAATAGAGCAGGGATTACGGTGTATGGGTTCACATTGGACAGGACTACACTCCACACCATATTTGGTATTGAATTATCTTTGGTTCTCTGGTTGCTTGGAAAGACCATTGGTATTTCTTGA
- the LOC126695820 gene encoding uncharacterized mitochondrial protein AtMg00810-like, which yields MKEELQALHDNHTWTLVPHHPSMNVIGSKWVYRTKLKADGSLERLKARLVAKGFNQLEDVDYDETFSPVVKPQTIRIILTIALTHRWKIKQLDVKNAFLHGYLKEPVFMEQPPSPHGTIVLLLYVDDIILTGSNEHFLESFVRQLSTEFAMKDLGPLHYFLGIEVIPTPTGMFLSQGKYAQDLLQRAHMSDCNAISTPMALKSTLDYLSDAFPNPSLYRSIVGALQYLTITRPDLSYTVNSVCQHMHAPTVGHMQLVKCILRYVRGTFKFGLHLLHDNTLDLYAFSDLDWAGCPLTCHSMTSYGVFLGSNLISWVAKKQPTVSRSSAEAEYRAMAVATAEVTWISFILRDLGIPLPTAATLFCDNISALYMSINPVFHARSKHIEIDYHFVCEKVAQGDLITKFVRTSHQLADVFTKPLPRDQF from the exons ATGAAAGAGGAACTTCAAGCTCTCCATGATAATCACACTTGGACCCTTGTTCCACATCATCCGTCTATGAATGTTATTGGTTCAAAATGGGTCTATCGGACTAAATTAAAAGCAGATGGGAGCCTTGAACGCTTGAAAGCACGATTGGTTGCGAAAGGCTTCAATCAACTTGAAGATGTGGATTATGATGAGACCTTTAGTCCAGTGGTAAAGCCTCAGACCATTCGAATTATTCTTACTATTGCTCTCACTCATAGATGGAAAATTAAACAACTTGATGTTAAAAATGCATTTCTTCATGGTTATCTCAAAGAGCCTGTCTTTATGGAACAACCACCTAG TCCACATGGTACTATTGTTCTACTcctatatgttgatgatattattCTCACTGGCAGTAATGAGCACTTCCTTGAATCCTTTGTTCGTCAACTCAGTACTGAGTTCGCCATGAAAGACCTTGGACCTTTGCATTATTTTCTTGGTATTGAAGTTATTCCTACTCCTACTGGTATGTTCCTGTCTCAAGGAAAATATGCTCAAGATCTTCTCCAACGTGCTCACATGTCCGACTGCAATGCCATCTCCACACCTATGGCGTTGAAATCTACCCTTGACTACCTCTCTGATGCTTTCCCAAATCCATCTCTCTATCGCAGCATAGTAGGGGCCTTACAATACCTCACCATAACACGACCTGATCTCTCTTACACTGTTAATAGCGTTTGCCAACACATGCATGCCCCTACAGTTGGACATATGCAACTTGTCAAATGTATCTTGCGCTATGTTCGTGGCACTTTCAAATTTGGACTTCATCTCCTACATGACAACACACTTGATCTTTATGCATTTTCAGATCTTGATTGGGCTGGTTGTCCTCTTACTTGTCACTCTATGACTAGTTATGGTGTTTTCTTGGGCTCCAACTTAATTTCTTGGGTTGCTAAGAAACAACCCACAGTGTCTCGCTCAAGTGCAGAAGCTGAATATCGAGCTATGGCTGTTGCCACTGCCGAAGTCACTTGGATCTCCTTTATACTACGAGATCTTGGCATCCCTTTACCTACTGCTGCTACTCTTTTTTGTGACAACATCAGTGCCTTATACATGTCAATTAATCCGGTTTTTCATGCACGTAGTAAGCATATAGAAATTGATTATCACTTTGTTTGTGAGAAAGTTGCTCAAGGAGATCTCATCACTAAGTTTGTTCGTACTTCTCATCAGCTTGCTGATGTGTTTACAAAGCCACTTCCTCGTGACCAGTTTTAA